One Triticum dicoccoides isolate Atlit2015 ecotype Zavitan chromosome 5B, WEW_v2.0, whole genome shotgun sequence genomic window carries:
- the LOC119309125 gene encoding uncharacterized protein LOC119309125: MQDVSLACGAEKAERWDACRGDYAIWKTLVQKASGIGRDPYTKTIAATNEWWALELKARPQASKFRYAALAEEDKMKELFDACCVTNEHARVPMPTYQGSTSRITLDDESGCEGDETQVTPRPNRAKGGKKRACPYSSSPKMNEKWASEHAKNEAFVRMVDLFDSRNKRDATQVSAREEIHEMMAMVEADGGAPGSDVNFYASQLFRDQTNRDVFSAFKGHEPSARLLWINKTWEFNNK; the protein is encoded by the exons ATGCAGGATGTTTCACTGGCGTGTGGGGCAGAGAAAGCTGAAAG GTGGGATGCATGTAGAGGTGATTATGCCATATGGAAGACATTGGTTCAAAAAGCTTCTGGCATTGGAAGAGATCCTTATACGAAGACCATTGCTGCTACAAATGAGTGGTGGGCATTGGAGTTGAAG GCACGTCCGCAGGCTAGCAAGTTTCGGTATGCTGCACTTGCGGAGGAGGATAAAATGAAGGAGTTGTTTGATGCTTGTTGTGTCACAAATGAGCATGCGAGGGTGCCAATGCCAACATATCAAGGTTCTACGTCTCGAATCACTTTGGATGATGAGTCTGGTTGTGAAGGTGATGAAACGCAGGTTACACCTCGTCCTAATCGTGCTAAGGGTGGGAAGAAGAGGGCATGTCCTTATTCGTCAAGTCCTAAGATGAATGAAAAGTGGGCAAGTGAGCATGCAAAAAATGAGGCATTTGTGCGTATGGTGGACCTGTTTGATTCAAGGAACAAGAGAGATGCAACTCAAGTTTCAGCAAGAGAGGAGATTCACGAAATGATGGCCATGGTAGAGGCGGATGGTGGTGCACCTGGGAGTGATGTTAATTTCTATGCTTCACAACTATTTAGGGATCAGACAAATCGTGATGTTTTCTCTGCCTTCAAGGGTCACGAGCCTAGTGCAAGGCTTCTATGGATAAACAAAACATGGGAGTTCAACAATAAGTAG